A window of Mycolicibacterium madagascariense genomic DNA:
CCCGAGTCGGCACGGGCGCTGGCCCTCGACGGGGCGGACGTCATCGCGGCGCTCTCGGCGTGGCCGGCCAGCGTCACCGACCGCGCGTCGCGGCTGCCCGCCGACCGGCAGGCGCGGTTGTTCGACCTCTACGACTGCGCCCGCGCCGCGGAGAACCAGGTGGTCGTGGTGTCCTCGAATCAGACGGGCGTCATGGGCGCACTGCGCTTCCTCGGGCAGGCCAAGGTCGTCGGCCCCGGTGGCGACGTGCTCGCCAACACCGGGTCCAAGGGCGGCCTGGCCAAGGTCACCGTCGACGTCGGCGCGGAGATCGCCCGGGCGCGAAAGGTGTTGAACCATCTCGCCGAGCGTCGGGTCGATGCGTACCACACCACGGCGGGGAACTGACCGTGCGCGTCGCCCTGCTGACCTACTCCACCAAACCCCGCGGCGGCGTGGTCCACACGCTCAACCTGGCCGAGGCGCTCGCGGAGGCGGGCATCGACGTGACCGTGTGGTCGCTGGCGCGGGCGGGTGATCGCGGTTTCTTCCGCGACGTCGACCCGCGCGTAACGGTGTCGCTGGTCGACTTCCCCGATCGCGGGGAGGAATCCGTGACGGACCGCATCGTGCGGTCGATCACCCTGCTGCGCGACGCCTTTCGGCCGACCGACTACGACGTCACGCACGCCCAGGACTGCATCAGCGCCAACGCCGTGGGACCCTGCATCCGCACCATCCACCACCTCGACGAGTTCACCACGCCGGTGCTGGCCGACTGTCACGAGAAGGCCGTGGTCGAGCCGTACGCGCGCATCTGCGTGTCGGCCGCGGTGGCCGCCGAGGTCCGCGACGGCTGGGGTCTGACCCCCACGGTGATCCCCAACGGCGTTCGTGCGCAACGGTTCGTCGAGGCGGCGTCCGAGGCCGGCCGCCCGGGCCGGGATGCCTGGCGCCGTCGCCTCGGTCGCTACGTGCTGGCCGTCGGCGGGATCGAGCCGCGCAAGGGCACCATCGATCTCGTCGAGTCGTATCATGTTCTACGACAACGGTTTCCGGATCTGCGATTGGTGATCGCGGGCGGTGAGACGCTGTTCGACTACCGCGACTACCGCGCCGCATTCGAGCGCAGCTGCACCGACCTGGGGGTCGAGCCGGTCATCCTGGGGGCGGTCGGGGACGACGAACTGCCCACGCTGATGGCCGCGTCGGAGGTATTCGCGTTCCCGTCGACCAAGGAGGGCTTCGGCTTGGCCGCGATGGAGGCCCTGGCCGCCGGGCGGCCGGTCGTGACGCGCGATCTCCCCGTGCTGCGCGAGGTGTTCGGCGACACGGTCTCCTACGCTTCCACGCCGGACGGTTTCGCCGCCGCCATGGGCGCCGAGCTCGAGTCCGCCGGTGACCCCGGGCCGGGCCGGGCGCTGGCCGCATCGCTGACGTGGGAGCGGGCCGCGCGACGGCACGTCGAGTTCTACGAGGCCAACCCCACGCCGCGCTAGCTCGTCATCGAGAGCGAGACCTCCCACAGCCGTTCGGCATTGGCGGGGTCGAGCGCGTAGGGCGCCACACCGCCGGTGCCCGGACCGCCGCGGCGCTCGACGCGCCGGGCCTCCTGGCAGTCCTCGAAGTAGCGGCCGCCGATGCCGTCGAGCAGTGGCGAGGCGGCCAGCAGCACGGAGGTCGCGGCGCCCTGCTCGACGGTCTTGAAGTTCGAGCCACCCGCCTTGAACGCCTCGAGGGCCTGCTCGGCGTAGTGCGAGGGCAGGTGGCGCTGCAGTGGGGTATCGATGCCGCCCGGCATGAGGGCGTTGGCGAGGATGCCGTCGTCGGCCCAGCGGCGGGTGGCCTCCACGGCGAACAGGACGTTGGCGGTCTTCGACTGGCCGTAGGCCCCGAACGGGTCGTAGTCGCGGAAGGCGTAGTCGATGTCGTCGAACACCACCGGTGAACGCAGGTGACCGCCGGAGCTGACCGAGACGATCCGGGCGCCGCCTGCCGCCGCCAGCGCGTCATGCAGCGCCACGGCGAGGGCGAAGTGACCGAGGTGGTTCGTCGCGAACTGCATCTCGTGTCCGCCGGACGAGAGGGTCAGCTCCTGGATGGCCATCACCCCGGCGTTGTTGACGAGGATGTGCAGCGGGCCCTGCCAGGCCCGCGCGAAGGCGGCGACACTGGCCGGGTCGGCGAGGTCCAGCGCGGCGACGTCGACGGCTCCGCTGCGGCCGTCGGCCGGGGCTCGGTCGCTGAGATCCGCGGCCACCCGGGCTCCCGCCGCGGTGTCCCGCACCGCGAGTGTGACGTCGGCGCCCGCCCCGACCAGCGCCCGCGCGGTCTCGACGCCGATGCCCGAGGACGCCCCGGTGACGATGGCGCGGGTGCCGGACAGGTCGACGCCCGCGAGCACCTCCGCGGCGGTGGAGGCGAAGCCGAACGGGGTAGTGAACAGGTCGGTGGTCACGCCGTGCCCAACGACGCCGGGCGCCGCAGTGTTCCCCGTCACGTGCTCAGCGCGTGCTGAGGCCGCCGATCGCGACCGTTTCTCCGGCCTGCTGGCCCATCAACGTGGTGAAGGCCTCGAGGACCAGTTCACCCTTGTCGTTGGTGCAGACGTTCCTGGTGACGACGATGTCCGCGCCGAACCGCTCGTCCACGGAGTCGATCTCCAGGCGGGCCCACAGCTTGTCGCCGGCGTAGATCGGCTTGTGGTAGATGAACCGCTGATCGACCTGCACGATGTTCATCGTCTCGATGCCGACGTCGACGGTGCGGAAGAAGTCCTGCTGGACCAGGAGTGCGTACACCGCGGTGAAGGTCAGGGGCGCGAGGATCGCGGGGTGGCCCAGCTCGGCGGCGGGCTTCTCGTCGAAGTTGGCGGCGTCGCTGGACTGGACGGCCTTCGAGTACTCGCGGATCTTCTCGCGGCCCACCTCGAAGTAATCCGGGTAAATGTGGACCATGTTG
This region includes:
- a CDS encoding MSMEG_0565 family glycosyltransferase, translating into MRVALLTYSTKPRGGVVHTLNLAEALAEAGIDVTVWSLARAGDRGFFRDVDPRVTVSLVDFPDRGEESVTDRIVRSITLLRDAFRPTDYDVTHAQDCISANAVGPCIRTIHHLDEFTTPVLADCHEKAVVEPYARICVSAAVAAEVRDGWGLTPTVIPNGVRAQRFVEAASEAGRPGRDAWRRRLGRYVLAVGGIEPRKGTIDLVESYHVLRQRFPDLRLVIAGGETLFDYRDYRAAFERSCTDLGVEPVILGAVGDDELPTLMAASEVFAFPSTKEGFGLAAMEALAAGRPVVTRDLPVLREVFGDTVSYASTPDGFAAAMGAELESAGDPGPGRALAASLTWERAARRHVEFYEANPTPR
- a CDS encoding SDR family NAD(P)-dependent oxidoreductase translates to MTTDLFTTPFGFASTAAEVLAGVDLSGTRAIVTGASSGIGVETARALVGAGADVTLAVRDTAAGARVAADLSDRAPADGRSGAVDVAALDLADPASVAAFARAWQGPLHILVNNAGVMAIQELTLSSGGHEMQFATNHLGHFALAVALHDALAAAGGARIVSVSSGGHLRSPVVFDDIDYAFRDYDPFGAYGQSKTANVLFAVEATRRWADDGILANALMPGGIDTPLQRHLPSHYAEQALEAFKAGGSNFKTVEQGAATSVLLAASPLLDGIGGRYFEDCQEARRVERRGGPGTGGVAPYALDPANAERLWEVSLSMTS
- the hadC gene encoding (3R)-hydroxyacyl-ACP dehydratase subunit HadC, with translation MALKTDIRNMVHIYPDYFEVGREKIREYSKAVQSSDAANFDEKPAAELGHPAILAPLTFTAVYALLVQQDFFRTVDVGIETMNIVQVDQRFIYHKPIYAGDKLWARLEIDSVDERFGADIVVTRNVCTNDKGELVLEAFTTLMGQQAGETVAIGGLSTR